A stretch of DNA from Nitrososphaerota archaeon:
ACCCTCCAGTTAAGGTTACGCTTCCAGCCCAATCAATATGCACTTTCTTATCGACATGAACCCGTGGTAACGCATACACAGCTGCAATCAAGGCGGCAGCCGCAACAGGGAGATTGATGTAGAAGACCCAGCGCCAGTTCAAGATGTCCGTAATCCATCCTCCTAGTGATGGTCCGATTATGCTGGCTATTCCGAAGGTGGATAAGATTACACCCATCCAGCGGCTTCGTTCACGCGGATTGAATATATCACCAATTGTAGCCACAGGCATACTCATCATAGCCCCAGCACCCAGCCCTTGCACAGCGCGCGCTGCGATTAGATACCAAATATCCTGAGCAAGGCCCGAGAAAACAGAGCCAACCATAAACAGCCCGAGTCCAATAACGTAGAACGGTCTACGCCCATAGATATCGGAAAGCTTCCCGTAAATCGGCACCGTAACCGTAGACGCCAACATATAGGCTGTGAAGACCCAACCGTAAACCGAGAATCCCTTCAACTCACTAATAATCACCGGCATCGCCGTTGAAACAACAGTCTGATCCAGTGAAGAGAAGAACATCGTCACATCACAGCGCCTAAAGCCCACCAGCGCCGAGAACCAGTTACACGATTCGTACTCTGCAGATTCTTAGTGGACTCTACAGTAGCGACGGAGGAGTCAACGCTACCTCCAGCCTTCGAGGATTTACCATTACTCACCACTTCTCACCTATGCCAAATCTAAAATGGAGCCTTCTTTCTCTACAACTCAGAGATCCTACGGGGGACAAAGCATCCAAACAACATGCCACACGTCACTTAGACCCCACAATTTACCGCAAATTCTCCAATATAAAAACAGCGTAGAATACTGCTTCTTACGCAAACAGTAGCCTAAGAAACTATCCAGTGACTAACTACATTACAGCTTTGACGAGTCTCTGATGCTCTTCTTCTGTAACCCAGTCGACTCGCAAATAGTCAACTATCTCCTCGGAGCTCAACCCCATATTCAAAGCCTCTTCGACAGTCAACCTATACGCCTCAATCTCAGTAGGTCGATCCACATAGCTGAACCTAGAATCAAACAGCTCTTTACCATCAGAGAGCTGCTTGACGTGAATCAACTCATGAACAACATCCAAACGCATTGTCTGTGCATCATTCTCCCGAAGATAATCCTCGTTAATGTTGATTTCACCATTCTCCTCATTCACCCAAATAATCCATGGATGCCGGTTGATGTTAACGCGGGTCTCATCTAACACTTCATTTAATTCTTCACCGAAAATCCTCTGCAGAACCTTCGACGTCTCAAGACCCATAAAGACTTCGCTTAGCCTGTAGTCACCCACACCCACTTTCTTTACTCGAAACCGCAGCTTTCCACTCACCCCATTCTTCACCTCCTCAGTTATACGCTAATACTCGGTTCTAAAAGATATGCACCCATATTTTTCAGCGTTCCTTAATCGGCGGTTCGATACCTTTATTTCTACAGGTTTTTCGATATGTATACATAATGAGTGCTTCAAGACGTCGCTTTCTAAAATACGCTGCTGCTGCAGCAGTAGCCGGCGCAGCTACAACACTGGGAAGCCAATACCTGCTCCCAAAACCAGGGCCTGGTCCAGTCACGTACACCAAGAACTCTACCTCAACTACGACCCGCAGCGTTGCCGACAAACGTTATCGACCACCTGAATACCTCGACTTCATGAATTGGCTTAAAGGTGTGTCAAAACCTTATGCAGGTAAGCGGATCGTTGCCGCCCTCGAACTTGAAGCGGCGCCACTCGCATTACAGCAGATAGATCCTGATTACTTCAGCTACAGCGGAACATACGTAGGTTACGAGTTGACCCCCTTCATCCAGAATCTAGTAAACACGACGCTTGCAATCAGCACAAAAGCACCAACTTATGATGTCATGAATGTGGACGGCTCAAACCTAGCGACCTTTGCGAAGCACCTGATTCCCCCGCAGGAGCTGGCCCAAAAATACCCGGATCTCACATATCCGAATCTTGATATGAACGGGTTCGCCCGCGCCGGTGTAGCATTCTCAGGCAAATACCCGCAGGATCTAATATTTCCTCCTTACAATAAAGAGCTTAATGGTTCAATCTTCGAGTTCCCACAAGACATGCCTGTGATGCTCCGCTTCTACCGTAAAGACCTCTTTGACAAGGAAGGGATCACCCCCGGAAAAACTTGGGATGAGTATCTTGAAGACCTCAAGATGTTTGACAACCCGAATAAAGGCATCTTCGGCGGCGGCAGCATGACACTCTCACACCCTTCGATCATCTTCGAATATCTGAACCATCTGCACAGTTTCGGCGGCAAAATCTGGGAACTAGACGACAAAGGGCTCCGCTGCACAATCAACACACCTGAAGCGGTCGCAGCACTAGAGAACTTTATTCGACTCAAAGACTACTCTGATCCAGCTTCAGCCTCATCAACTTGGGCAGAGCTTGGCATCCTCATGGCGGTAGGTCGAGTCGCAAACGCAATTCAATGGGCAGATTACGCCTCAGTCGTAAACAACCCTGTTCAATCTATGACAGCCGGAAAATGGGATTACACTATCAACCCAGCAGGTCCATCAGGCTCCTTCTCAACTTTCGGAGGCGCCGGTGTAGGTGTTTCACGATATTCGCGTAATCCAGAGGCTGCTTGGTTGTGGCTTCAATGGGCTACCGCGTTTGGAACACAGATAGTCACGCTCCAAGACCCGATACACTACTCTACACCTACACGGTCAAAGGTCTACGACGATCCAACGGTTCAAGCAGACGTCAAGTCTGGGCGCCTCAAATATCTGAAGGTGACTCAAGATATCCTTGCCTCTAATAAGGTGGCAACGCTAATCACCTTCCCAGCTTGGCAGCTAGTCAGAGTCCAGCTTGGAGACGTTCTCTCACGGTGTTGGAACGGCGGCCTCACACCCCGTGACGCCTTAAAGCTGGGGCAAGATAACATCGACAAACTTCAGGGTGGACCTGTTTTCAGCTTTGGGTGATCTCGGTATGAAAAAACAGATACTAGTCGTCGCTCTCTGCGGCATAATTGTCATGTCATCTTTAATGGTTCCAGCTATTCCACGTGCTGCAGCTTACAGCAAAAGTTGGACGAAGGACTTCATAGAACAATCTGGCAAAAGCAACTACACCTTGACACTAAGATCACCTGACGTTGTTCAGAGTGGCTCCAACTGGACGTTAACCACAATACTCAACGTCGATTACATGGATAGGTACAAGACCTTCTTATTCTACTCCACTATCATCATTACAATCGAGACACAGGATGGGCATCAGGTGAAGAAAACATTGAATTTCGGTCACTACCCAATAGGTGAGTTCCCAGATCGAATCTATCCCGGAGGCCGCTGGGGCCCAACTAATGTAACAATAGATCTTTCGCAAGAAGGTAAAGACCTGAACCCTTCACTCGGCGGAACTAACGAGGTGAAAATCTACATAACTGCAAGCGTAGCTGAATTCCTCTTCCAACCGTTCCGGGCCGAACAACTACCTCAAACAACCTACCAGACCTTCTCAATGGATGCTGGAAGCGTACAAATAGTAAGCCAAGGTGGTGCAGAATCAAACCTCCTCCCCTACCTGCTAGGTGCTGCGGTCGCCGTAGTTGTCTTCGTTGGATTAATAGTAAGCTCGCGCTTCACAGGCCGAAAAACCAAGCAAACAAGTTGATTCACGTCACATTAAGATGGGTGAAGCGGGCACATTAATTAAGAGATCAAAAGTTCTATTCCGAAAAAACATGCGCAGAGGTCACGGCAGACATGGCTTGCACAGCTGACAAAACATTGACGGTGATGCTGAGGCGGTAACAACAGCCGCATTAGACGATCCTTAAGATGACATCTTCTAGTTTCTTTTACGGTTTTTACCGCTTAAGAAAGCCTTATAAAATATATAACGTATTTCGGTGACTGTGATATCCAAGTCTTTCTCGACTCTTCTTATCTGCATGCTTCTACTCGTCTTCGTGGTGCCGCCAGCCTCAATGCAGCAGAGTACTGCGGGTTACAGCTGGTCTCATACAGGCTTTGATGATGCAGCCACATACTTTAACCCTCAAAACGCATTGAACAAGGATAATGTAGCCTATGTTAATCAAGACTGGATGTCCTCTCTCAGTAACGAGCCACGAATCTACGGAAACGAGACTGCTCGCACAACCAGCTCACTTTTAGATATAAACGGGCTCCTCTACTTCATTGACCGCTCTCAACTCATGTTAGCATTAGACTCAAAGGATGCTCGTTTAATCTGGAGCCAGCAGCTCACTGTCGCAGATCCGAACCGTTTCGGCCTCGAAAATGTATTTGTCCATAACCGTCAAATTAACTATTTCGATAAGAAGATTTGGCTAATTGACTTGGACTGCTCCCTAAAAGGTTACGGTGCATCTAACGGCGCAATTCAGGTCAACATCCCACCAAGCGTCCTCTGCGGCGAAAACCCTGCAGGCACAGCTCTCCATGAGACGCTGCATAGAGAGCTCTCAGCCCCCGTATTCTACGAGAAGGGACGAATAATTGTAGTAGCCCCTTCAGGTTTTGAAACTAAAGACCATGCAACCGCCTATGTTCTCGGCATCAACCTAGATACACAGCAGGTAGCTTGGAAAACCTCCTTAACAGAAAACCCGCAGGAGAACCTTGAACTAGGCGTGGGACCTTGGGCTGTTGATCAGGACAAAGGCATAGTCTACATAGGCACCGGTTCACCCATACCTGAGTGGAACGCTTCTAAGCGGCCTGGAGCCAATCTTTACAGCGACTCGATTATAGCGCTGGATGCAGCGACCGGTAAAATCCTGTGGAACTTCCAAGCCACCCCACACGATCTCAACGGATACGGCTGCACTGGCAACACCGTGCTAGGCGAACGCGAAGGCAAGAAGGTTATCTACGCAGCCTGTAGAAACGGATACCTTTACGCTCTAGACGCTGAAAGCGGAAAGCCCGTATGGACTTTCGATCCTCCAGCAGTAAAACGCCTGAACAGTGACAATACTGATACAAGTAAACCTTGGTTAAACTCCCCCTCTAAAGACGCTGCCGTCCAATGCCCTGGAGTCTACGGTGCCGTCTCATCAAACATAGTCTTGGCATACGGTAACATCTACCTCTCAACCTTCAACCGATGCAGCAAAATCAACATTGCACCAGTACCAAATATCGGTGACACTGGAGTAAGAAACATAACCCTTCTAGACAACCCCGTAGGACCGGTTAACTCAACCCTCTACAACGTAGACGCAACCACCGGAAAAGCGAAATGGAGCATACCTTTCATAAACGGCACCGCGTTGAAAGGCGGACTCACAGTCAGCGGAGGACTACTATACCTCCCATCACCTGATGGCAACCTCTACGCCTATGACGCCTCCAGCGGCTCCCTGGTGTGGAAAAGAAACTTCGGTCAGCTGGGATTAGCAATTCCACCGGTGATCGCAGCCACCGCCCACGGAAACTGGACCCTAATACAGGTCGTAGCAGGCACGCCATCGCTGGACTTCCCGGTCGAGCAACATTCAGGCTTCCTCTTCATGTTCATTCTACCTCAAAGTCTAGTGACTAA
This window harbors:
- a CDS encoding PQQ-binding-like beta-propeller repeat protein; this encodes MISKSFSTLLICMLLLVFVVPPASMQQSTAGYSWSHTGFDDAATYFNPQNALNKDNVAYVNQDWMSSLSNEPRIYGNETARTTSSLLDINGLLYFIDRSQLMLALDSKDARLIWSQQLTVADPNRFGLENVFVHNRQINYFDKKIWLIDLDCSLKGYGASNGAIQVNIPPSVLCGENPAGTALHETLHRELSAPVFYEKGRIIVVAPSGFETKDHATAYVLGINLDTQQVAWKTSLTENPQENLELGVGPWAVDQDKGIVYIGTGSPIPEWNASKRPGANLYSDSIIALDAATGKILWNFQATPHDLNGYGCTGNTVLGEREGKKVIYAACRNGYLYALDAESGKPVWTFDPPAVKRLNSDNTDTSKPWLNSPSKDAAVQCPGVYGAVSSNIVLAYGNIYLSTFNRCSKINIAPVPNIGDTGVRNITLLDNPVGPVNSTLYNVDATTGKAKWSIPFINGTALKGGLTVSGGLLYLPSPDGNLYAYDASSGSLVWKRNFGQLGLAIPPVIAATAHGNWTLIQVVAGTPSLDFPVEQHSGFLFMFILPQSLVTNTSASIEPSSISDMIIYAVVAVAILLLVTTIIFFLRGRR
- a CDS encoding extracellular solute-binding protein, which translates into the protein MSASRRRFLKYAAAAAVAGAATTLGSQYLLPKPGPGPVTYTKNSTSTTTRSVADKRYRPPEYLDFMNWLKGVSKPYAGKRIVAALELEAAPLALQQIDPDYFSYSGTYVGYELTPFIQNLVNTTLAISTKAPTYDVMNVDGSNLATFAKHLIPPQELAQKYPDLTYPNLDMNGFARAGVAFSGKYPQDLIFPPYNKELNGSIFEFPQDMPVMLRFYRKDLFDKEGITPGKTWDEYLEDLKMFDNPNKGIFGGGSMTLSHPSIIFEYLNHLHSFGGKIWELDDKGLRCTINTPEAVAALENFIRLKDYSDPASASSTWAELGILMAVGRVANAIQWADYASVVNNPVQSMTAGKWDYTINPAGPSGSFSTFGGAGVGVSRYSRNPEAAWLWLQWATAFGTQIVTLQDPIHYSTPTRSKVYDDPTVQADVKSGRLKYLKVTQDILASNKVATLITFPAWQLVRVQLGDVLSRCWNGGLTPRDALKLGQDNIDKLQGGPVFSFG